A genome region from Deltaproteobacteria bacterium includes the following:
- the fliQ gene encoding flagellar biosynthesis protein FliQ — MTEELIIKLGQDALRTTALLAMPLLVSTLVIGLVISIFQAVTQINEATLTFVPKMIIIALILVFAGPWMMDVISSYTINLFEGIAVMVRE, encoded by the coding sequence ATGACCGAAGAGCTCATTATTAAATTGGGACAAGATGCCCTCAGAACAACTGCCTTATTGGCAATGCCGCTATTGGTAAGCACTTTAGTTATCGGTCTTGTCATCAGTATATTTCAAGCCGTGACTCAAATTAACGAAGCGACTCTTACTTTTGTACCTAAAATGATAATTATTGCATTGATTTTAGTGTTTGCGGGACCATGGATGATGGATGTGATCTCTTCCTATACGATAAACCTTTTTGAAGGCATCGCTGTCATGGTCAGGGAATAA